The following proteins are co-located in the Anser cygnoides isolate HZ-2024a breed goose chromosome 2, Taihu_goose_T2T_genome, whole genome shotgun sequence genome:
- the ZNF804B gene encoding zinc finger protein 804B isoform X2, with the protein MACYLVISSRHLSNGHYRGIKGVFRGPLRKKGARSPDYAEKEKAAAKALEDVKANFYCELCDKQYHKHQEFDNHINSYDHAHKQRLKDLKQREFARNVASKSWKDEKKQEKALKRLHQLAELRKQSECITGNGPMLKAPRLVMEKQQSPDGVFLYKGGMVTAGSQSTTASEGQGFSSSILEKQQLIISRHHSPTKRCHVLQNQVSQVFPDSTNASQRAGVSFSFSKKVPLKLESSASVFSENSEEGNDCTESPNHKTKQVLEGCRSGTLLEEDIKTGLDKGPPIPQDQMDLDNGASSHGAVKLKMLKENDKSSDREIEEKVSVHPSFSKIKIQLSNLDFSGSLREADQESKLSESEQLLETLISPSCQANSFCIQPNTYKHSNAELSNKLPELPQQPVPELTFSSNINDSPGVVKRERYLEVSETTNGNTESLSRETVVKEAKPQELPFLHVVSKDGSTALQWPTELLLFTKTEPCISYGCNPLYFDFRLSLNHRDGKQHETNKEGCKDYSINKTADENEASGLIKHKQMSNEQDNQLLKPKKMKGSLNPRKAKQKAESDIGKEMNKNGRKYISDYLNENIPKVPAYLDVSRKDYMTEKGLHTTPQKRSLKHHFHSCERKKQSIRNESISFSAFMSRIKKTKAAKCHLIYSEETHENQNDCKSIQDVASCSSDISDSGKDSSGSFLSYKSGSNSRYSENEESGSFTRCWRFPSPQKSSSDRHSSYSDTSVSSTSSYVSSSSSPTSNNHSRNHLLFCCKRKSKTAERHKCKHRKHNCIFTSDDAYDNYLCHVRSHRSRNCTQRGTIKYQRCSRHKVLHHRDRSKHSRCRHQHFGRVNSRSRSYNGSKSSPTTESRSSESSSRSRISRGSSPSGSFSKETDNCENKTKEDAERDSNTKRGNDGTTHYESLNVNSQMKNFATCSSETLAKDICGKRKSLTAKLLLERVQSKKTQEQMHDSERFSNICGMELKDLSQSHFAVQFSSSVGDTAMLPLPEKLLSTGKNDIGQNESPLEGSMKRNKSEASEITNVAHSMGTDYDHCLFKDIIQIGTGYQSPSVKRSTAIKEQSNLFINEVQPFIQSCDPVPNDFPGAFSSKRYSVVANSTETKEELHDVNMDLNQAEGSSDSLCDNAMQNYNDTVNELEVYTKSISPPLTQQPITFSPEEVDKYRLLQLQAQQHMQKQLLAKHLKVLPAPGPAAFSATPAVPTIPVQQHATVTTIHHTLLQRFALSASVHPHGSHLSLAHLHPLSQAHFTPISLSPLAPTLIPAHPALLAGHPLHLVSTTPTHPSPLNFPILPHAAYIPALFTPHLNAATPPAMHPNPIVHPLFQGQDSHHHSCSSQTQQLPTIKEIFGVSSYLN; encoded by the coding sequence caTCACTGGAAATGGACCAATGCTTAAAGCCCCCAGATTAGTCATGGAAAAGCAGCAGTCGCCAGATGGAGTTTTCCTATACAAGGGTGGCATGGTCACAGCTGGTTCTCAAAGCACCACTGCAAGTGAAGGACAAGGTTTCTCCAGCAGTATACTAGAGAAACAGCAGCTTATCATAAGCAGGCACCATTCACCTACTAAAAGATGCCACGTGCTTCAAAATCAAGTCTCACAAGTGTTCCCAGATAGCACCAATGCTTCTCAAAGGGCAGGGGtgtctttctcattttctaaaaaAGTCCCTTTGAAACTTGAGTCCTCAGCATCAGTCTTCAGTGAGAACTCTGAAGAAGGAAATGATTGTACTGAATCCCCCAAccataaaacaaagcaagttcTTGAGGGCTGTCGTTCTGGCACACTTTTGGAAGAGGATATAAAAACAGGCCTGGATAAAGGACCACCTATTCCACAAGACCAAATGGATTTGGATAACGGTGCATCAAGTCATGGAGCTGTGAAACTTAAAAtgctaaaagaaaatgataaaagtaGTGAtagagaaatagaagaaaaggtCAGTGTTCAtccttcattttccaaaatcaaAATACAGCTTTCAAATTTGGATTTTTCAGGTTCACTTAGAGAAGCAGATCAAGAGAGTAAACTGAGTGAGTCTGAGCAATTGTTGGAAACTCTCATTTCACCTTCATGCCAAGCTAACAGTTTTTGCATACAGCCAAACACCTACAAGCACAGCAATGCCGAACTGTCTAACAAGTTACCTGAGCTCCCACAACAGCCAGTGCCTGAGCTGACATTTTCAAGCAACATTAATGACAGTCCTGGGGTGGTAAAGAGGGAAAGATATTTGGAGGTTTCAGAAACtacaaatggaaatacagaatCGCTTTCTAGGGAGACTGTGGTTAAAGAGGCTAAGCCCCAGGAACTGCCTTTCCTCCATGTAGTGAGCAAAGAtggcagcactgctctgcagtggCCCACAGAATTACTTTTGTTTACAAAAACTGAGCCCTGTATTTCATACGGCTGTAATCCTTTGTATTTTGACTTCAGACTCTCTTTAAATCACAGAGATGGTAAACAgcatgaaacaaacaaagaaggcTGTAAAGACTACTCTATAAATAAGACTGCAGATGAAAATGAAGCCTCAGGTTTAATAAAACACAAGCAAATGTCAAATGAACAAGATAATCAGTTGTTGAAACCAAAGAAGATGAAAGGTTCCCTAAATCCAAGAAAGGCCAAGCAAAAAGCTGAGTCAGACATagggaaagaaatgaacaaaaatggtcgaaaatatatttcagattatttgaatgaaaatataCCTAAAGTGCCTGCTTACCTTGATGTCTCACGAAAGGATTATATGACAGAAAAAGGTCTTCATACAACACCACAGAAAAGATCTTTAAAGCATCATTTCCAtagctgtgaaagaaaaaaacagagcattagaaatgaaagcatttccttttctgcttttatgtcTAGGATTAAAAAGACTAAAGCtgcaaaatgtcatttaatttattctgaaGAAACTCATGAAAACCAAAATGACTGCAAATCCATTCAAGATGtggccagctgcagcagtgacaTAAGTGACAGTGGAAAAGATTCTAGTGGAAGTTTCCTTAGTTATAAATCTGGTTCGAACAGCAGgtattcagaaaatgaagaaagtggAAGTTTTACAAGATGCTGGAGATTTCCATCTCCTCAAAAGTCCTCCTCTGACAGACATTCCAGCTATTCTGACACTTCGGTTAGCAGTACAAGTAGCTACGTGAGCAGTTCCTCTAGTCCCACATCAAACAATCACAGCAgaaatcatttgcttttttgttgcaaaaggaaaagcaagacaGCTGAAAGGCACAAATGTAAACATAGAAAGCACAACTGTATTTTTACTTCTGATGATGCATATGATAATTATCTTTGCCATGTTAGAAGTCACAGAAGTAGAAACTGCACACAGAGGGGCACAATTAAATATCAAAGATGTTCAAGACATAAAGTTTTACACCACAGAGATAGATCTAAACACAGCAGATGTAGACACCAGCATTTTGGCAGAGTGAATAGTAGAAGTAGAAGCTACAATGGCTCCAAAAGTTCTCCCACCACAGAATCAAGAAGCAGCGAGAGCTCATCTAGAAGCAGAATATCAAGAGGTAGTAGTCCTTCAGGGTCCTTCTCAAAAGAGACTGATAACTGtgagaataaaacaaaagaggaTGCAGAAAGAGATTCTAACACCAAAAGAGGAAATGATGGAACTACACATTATGAATCTCTGAATGTAAACAGCCAGATGAAAAACTTTGCTACCTGCTCTTCTGAAACGTTGGCAAAAGACAtatgtggaaaaagaaagtcacTGACAGCCAAGTTATTGTTGGAAAGAGTGCAGTCCAAGAAAACCCAAGAACAAATGCATGATTCTGAAAGATTTTCAAACATTTGTGGTATGGAATTAAAGGATCTTTCACAAAGTCACTTTGCGGTTCAGTTTTCATCATCGGTAGGTGATACAGCAATGTTACCTTTGCCAGAGAAACTGCTAAGCACAGGTAAAAATGACATAGGGCAAAATGAAAGTCCATTGGAAGGCagtatgaaaagaaacaaatctgaaGCTTCAGAGATAACCAATGTTGCTCATTCAATGGGGACTGATTATGATCATTGTCTTTTTAAAGACATCATTCAAATAGGAACAGGCTATCAGAGCCCGAGCGTAAAAAGGAGCACAGCAATAAAGGAACAATCCAATCTCTTCATTAATGAAGTACAACCCTTTATACAAAGCTGTGACCCAGTACCAAATGATTTCCCTGGTGCTTTTTCCTCTAAAAGATATTCTGTTGTTGCTAATTCAACAGAGACCAAAGAAGAACTACATGATGTAAACATGGACTTGAACCAGGCAGAAGGCAGTTCAGACTCTCTTTGTGACAATGCTATGCAGAACTACAATGACACAGTAAATGAACTAGAAGTGTACACTAAATCCATCTCCCCTCCTTTAACACAGCAGCCTATAACATTCTCACCAGAAGAAGTAGACAAATATAGGTTGCTGCAGCTGCAAGCCCAGCAGCATATGCAGAAACAACTTCTGGCAAAACACCTGAAAGTTTTGCCTGCCCCAGGACCAGCTGCCTTCTCTGCAACACCAGCAGTTCCCACCATCCCTGTTCAGCAGCATGCTACTGTCACCACCATCCACCATACACTGCTGCAACGCTTTGCTCTCTCAGCATCTGTACATCCCCATGGCAGCCATCTCTCCCTGGCACACCTCCATCCCCTCTCTCAGGCACATTTCACCCCTATATCACTTTCTCCATTAGCACCAACCCTCATTCCTGCCcaccctgctctgctggcaggacacCCGTTGCACTTGGTCTCCACCACCCCTACTCACCCTTCCCCACTGAACTTCCCCATACTGCCACATGCTGCGTACATCCCAGCCTTATTTACACCACACCTGAATGCAGCCACACCTCCTGCTATGCATCCAAATCCCATTGTTCATCCATTATTCCAAGGTCAAGATTCCCATCATCATTCTTGCTCTAGCCAGACCCAACAGTTACCtacaataaaagaaatttttggTGTTTCTAGTTATTTAAACTAG